A DNA window from Brassica napus cultivar Da-Ae chromosome C1, Da-Ae, whole genome shotgun sequence contains the following coding sequences:
- the LOC106451498 gene encoding gibberellin-regulated protein 12: protein MQIHQQQQQKIKEKNNRMTKFITVWIVFSFLFATQFSNANELENSSESIHTEGGEGSVKIGDCPAACDVRCSATSHKSACLMYCNQCCKKCLCVPSGTYGNKEECPCYNNWKTQEGGPKCP from the exons ATGCAAatacatcaacaacaacaacaaaaaatcaaagaaaaaaacaatagaaTGACTAAGTTCATTACAGTCTGGATTGTATTCAGCTTTTTGTTTGCTACTCAGTTTTCCAAT GCAAATGAATTAGAAAATTCATCAGAGTCTATCCACACg GAAGGAGGAGAGGGTTCTGTAAAAATTGGGg ATTGTCCGGCGGCATGTGATGTTCGATGTTCAGCGACATCCCACAAGAGTGCTTGTTTGATGTATTGCAACCAATGTTGTAAGAAATGTTTGTGTGTACCATCAGGAACATACGGAAATAAAGAAGAATGTCCTTGCTATAACAACTGGAAGACCCAAGAAGGTGGACCAAAATGTCCATAA
- the LOC106451497 gene encoding uncharacterized protein LOC106451497, whose amino-acid sequence MAGDQKGELTKDEKLLLKVMSAQMQEKMKASHDKFRHELRQELQQATGQSFESRSSERRQRRGHEGRSNHKDKLADQKLKIPPFYGDADPAAYVEWEEKMELIFNCQHSAERKKVQMATAEFYGYASSWWNQLVSSRRHYGKEPVATWLKLRALMRHKYVPRQYHNEVLRKQSETKPCSSNSVQEQQSRMRSSSTSVIGLPNKTTSWFSEEDIKKLSQVIMDVEKQFRDTHTTRPSLEEQNQELITSVSELNSAEPVSTTSIQGDQAKESSVVIQKDEQPVQNVMVPFKQAIVPEETPREPQTACKKGQLIVFDPCDLQKTFLDTFLIHLFVWNKTRAVELSRHELGMEHVVFEPGGDLWNHRNNPIVIEKKSAATTIVFGDLLPSEVKGMHVSAQQEFHYETNWRMLPTLSWIQQTRQRNWAGRLQIYLWKPGAYDSILIIPGECSARARTSLGNKDLEADQNVLLLDHVKVWKPLDLQKLQYHFRDCQTKSGDGDFIRVNGEVITGVGGELMFSSQIKEKPPDGLSLHQSPNKPTRGQTVLSAILFERRGYSNDQSIKNGSLAKLEMQQSNLGSCLAASFDIGAVRGSYLNNQKELSNKLDCNRNITHLGLTSNWNHVKSFSGEIVMSFRSRVILCLLCLKFSEFRTSQFYLWRPGEYVNVSDHVLKNSFITDYTDMMHLFLSKEPCADFKRVWKHIRRNYKNEEDKRFKPPDLDQDNHQDVPGFIIIKEAPPDVAYNPKPSRNKFGIRLLLYDNFACANLFCFSVCESGLGNASGVWRAQRISSFYQTNPVSNNAYQRGLQGKCNLIINVNVTDLAPFVADELDLRTNPFQEGGDDMIMDQPNKEDNESMDDPADGGALAISEGPMTRARSKQLKEAIGGLLKTSLKQEESLGRSLINQDTLATIQAISAPR is encoded by the exons ATGGCAGGAGATCAAAAAGGAGAACTCACTAAGGATGAAAAGCTTTTACTTAAGGTTATGAGTGCTCAGATGCAGGAGAAGATGAAAGCCAGCCATGATAAATTCCGGCATGAGTTGAGACAGGAACTCCAACAAGCTACTGGTCAGAGTTTTGAGTCTAGAAGCAGTGAGAGGAGACAAAGACGTGGGCATGAAGGCCGAAGCAATCACAAAGATAAATTGGCTGATCAAAAGCTAAAAATCCCTCCTTTCTATGGTGATGCTGACCCTGCTGCATACGTGGAGtgggaagagaagatggagttgATTTTTAACTGTCAACACTCTGCTGAAAGAAAGAAGGTTCAAATGGCTACTGCTGAGTTTTATGGTTATGCTTCAAGCTGGTGGAATCAATTGGTGTCATCTAGGAGACACTATGGAAAAGAACCTGTTGCAACCTGGCTCAAATTGAGGGCTTTGATGCGTCATAAGTATGTTCCAAGACAGTACCACAACGAAGTACTTCGAAAACAGTCTGAAACAAAGCCATGCTCTTCAAACTCAGTCCAGGAACAACAAAGCAGAATGAGATCAAGTTCAAccagtgttattggtttacctAACAAGACAACGAGCTGGTTCAGTGAGGAGGACATAAAGAAGCTGTCTCAGGTGATTATGGATGTGGAGAAACAATTCAGGGATACCCATACTACACGTCCATCCTTAGAAGAACAGAACCAGGAGTTAATCACTTCAGTCTCAGAACTTAATTCAGCAGAGCCGGTATCAACTACCTCTATTCAAGGAGATCAAGCCAAAGAATCATCAGTTGTCATTCAGAAAGATGAGCAGCCTGTTCAGAACGTCATGGTTCCTTTCAAACAAGCCATAGTACCAGAAGAGACACCCAGGGAACCACAGACAGCTTGCAAAAAGGGACAACTGATTGTCTTTGATCCGTGTGATCTCCAAAAGACATTCTTGGATACTTTTCTGATCCATCTCTTTGTCTGGAACAAGACCAGAGCAGTAGAGCTTTCAAGACACGAACTGGGCATGGAACATGTTGTATTTGAGCCTGGAGGAGATTTGTGGAATCACAGGAACAATCCCATAGTGATTGAGAAGAAatcagcagcaacaacaattgTTTTTGGTGATCTTTTACCATCTGAAGTTAAAGGGATGCACGTCTCAGCTCAGCAAGAGTTTCACTACGAAACCAATTGGAGAATGTTACCCACTCTTTCCTGGATCCAACAAACCAGACAACGCAATTGGGCTGGAAGGTTACAGATCTACTTATGGAAACCTGGAGCATATGACAGCATACTTATCATCCCTGGAGAGTGCTCTGCTCGTGCTAGAACCAGCTTGGGTAATAAAGATTTGGAAGCTGATCAAAATGTCTTGCTTCTTGATCATGTCAAGGTGTGGAAGCCACTAGATTTGCAAAAGCTTCAATACCATTTCAGAGATTGTCAAACCAAGAGTGGAGATGGAGATTTCATTAGAGTAAATGGTGAAGTGATTACTGGAGTAGGAGGAGAACTCATGTTTTCTTCTCAAATCAAGGAGAAACCACCAGATGGACTCAGTCTACATCAATCTCCAAATAAACCAACCCGAG GACAAACAGTTTTGAGTGCTATACTTTTCGAAAGGAGAGGCTATAGTAATGATCAGAGTATCAAGAATGGATCCTTGGCTAAATTGGAGATGCAACAATCAAATCTTGGAAGCTGTCTAGCCGCCAGCTTTGACATAGgagcagtccgaggatcatatcTCAACAACCAAAAGGAATTAAGCAACAAACTCGACTGCAATAGAAACATAACTCATCTGGGTCTCACGTCGAATTGGAATCATGTCAAAAGCTTCTCAGGTGAAATAGTTATGAGTTTTAGAAGTCGGGTGATCCTGTGTTTGCTTTGTTTGAAATTTTCTGAGTTTAGAACATCTCAATTCTATCTATGGCGACCAGGTGAGTATGTTAATGTAAGTGATCATGTTCTCAAGAATTCTTTTATCACTGATTATAcagatatgatgcacttgtttttgtcaaaagagCCATGTGCAGATTTTAAGAGAGTTTGGAAGCATATAAGAAGAAActacaaaaatgaggaagatAAGAGATTCAAACCACCTGATCTAGACCAGGATAACCACCAAGACGTCCCTGGCTTTATCATCATCAAAGAAGCACCTCCAGATGTAGCCTACAATCCAAAACCGAGCAGAAACAAATTTGGGATAAGACTCTTACTTTATGACAACTTCGCATGTGCTAACTTGTTTTGTTTCAGTGTGTGTGAATCGGGTTTGGGGAATGCATCAGGAGTATGGAGAGCCCAACGTATCAGTTCCTTCTACCAAACAAATCCagtcagcaacaatgcctatcaaagaggcttgcaaggtaagtgtaatctgattatcaacgttaatgttactgacttggctccttttgttgcagatgagctagatttgaggacaaatccttttcaagagggaggggatgatatgatcatggaccagccaaacaaagaagataatgagagcatggatgatccagctgatggaggagctctagccatatctgaaggtcctatgactcgagccagaagcaagcaactcaaagaagccattggaggattacttaagacatcactgaagcaagaagagagtcttggaagaagcttgatcaaccaagacacacttgccACAATTCAAGCCATCTCAGCTCCAAGATAA
- the LOC106451496 gene encoding uncharacterized protein LOC106451496 produces MHTINLLFFIVSWPLASVRGRSLSRSLVRCAGFSAKLTTMTRGSQRERDRERAQARAGGKGKTKDDGLTPEQRRERDAKALQEKAAKKAAQAAGAATSGGGGKGNNNKK; encoded by the exons atgcacACCAtcaatcttcttttcttcattgTCTCTTGGCCTTTGGCTTCTGTAAGGGGGAGATCTCTCTCCAGATCTCTTGTTCGCTGTGCGGGTTTCTCTGCTAAGCTCACCACCATGACTC GAGGAAGCCAGAGAGAGCGAGACCGTGAAAGGGCTCAAGCTCGTGCCGGAGGGAAGGGAAAGACCAAAGATGATGGTTTAACTCCAGAGCAACGCCGTGAAAG GGATGCAAAAGCATTGCAAGAGAAGGCGGCGAAGAAAGCTGCTCAAGCTGCAGGAGCAGCTACTTCCGGAGGAGGAGGCAAAGGAAACAATAATAAGAAATGA
- the LOC106454923 gene encoding probable calcium-binding protein CML22, translating to MRSMLCCCVSSGSNKKYAELDAKLARKMVESRRYYPGHRSLKSIDSVIMKFPKLREGLRKIRTVFESYDSDGNGTIDMEELKKCLVELELMSLSEEEVKGLYGWCDVDGSKGIQFNEFIVLLCLIYLLAKPSSQSSSEESSEMGPKLVESIFDPIVEVFLFLDKDGKGKLNKADVIKRLNNEDYPLEISPKHVTNMRFEEMDWGRKGKVGFREFLFAFMSWVGLDDADDYISS from the exons ATGA GAAGCATGCTCTGCTGCTGCGTTAGCTCGGGGAGCAACAAGAAGTATGCTGAGCTGGATGCTAAGCTCGCACGGAAAATGGTGGAGAGCCGGAGATATTATCCGGGACATCGGAGTTTAAAGTCCATTGATTCGGTGATCATGAAGTTTCCTAAGCTAAGAGAAGGATTAAGAAAGATCAGAACCGTCTTCGAATCCTATG ATAGCGATGGAAACGGGACAATCGATATGGAAGAGCTGAAGAAATGCTTAGTGGAACTGGAGCTGATGAGTTTGTCGGAAGAAGAAGTGAAAGGTTTATACGGATGGTGTGATGTTGATGGAAGCAAAGGGATACAGTTCAATGAGTTTATAGTCCTTCTTTGTCTCATTTATCTTCTAGCTAAACCTTCCTCTCAATCTAGCTCG GAGGAATCGAGTGAGATGGGTCCGAAGTTGGTTGAATCTATATTTGATCCGATAGTAGAAGTGTTCTTGTTTTTGGACAAAGATGGTAAAGGGAAACTGAACAAGGCTGATGTGATAAAGAGATTAAATAATGAAGACTATCCGCTAGAGATATCTCCTAAACATGTCACCAACATGAGATTCG AAGAAATGGATTGGGGAAGAAAAGGGAAAGTGGGTTTTAGAGAGTTTCTATTTGCTTTCATGAGTTGGGTGGGTCTTGATGATGCAGATGATTATATCAGTAGCTAA
- the LOC106451495 gene encoding protein PHR1-LIKE 2 isoform X2, with protein MYSAIRSLPLDGGDYHGPLDGTNLPGDACLVLTTDPKPRLRWTAELHERFVDAVTQLGGPDKATPKTIMRTMGVKGLTLYHLKSHLQKFRLGRQACKDSTDNSKDASCAGESQDTGSSSSSSLRMAAQEQNEGYQVTEALRAQMEVQRRLHEQLEVQRRLQLRIEAQGKYLQSILEKACKAFDDQAAAFVGLEAAREELSELAIKVSNSSQGTAVPFFDTTKMMMMPSVSELAVAVDTKNNTTTNCSVESSLTSNTNGSSLSAASMKKRLRGDDVGLGYEAGWIMPSSSTIG; from the exons ATGTACTCGGCGATTCGCTCGCTTCCTCTCGACGGCGGTGACTACCATGGACCCCTTGACGGTACTAATCTTCCCGGAGACGCCTGTTTGGTCTTAACCACTGACCCCAAACCCCGTCTCCGGTGGACCGCGGAGCTCCATGAGAGGTTCGTTGACGCCGTCACGCAGCTCGGAGGTCCCGACA AAGCGACGCCCAAAACAATCATGAGAACAATGGGAGTGAAAGGCCTCACCCTCTACCACCTCAAATCACATCTCCAG AAATTCCGGCTAGGGAGGCAAGCTTGCAAAGATTCAACCGACAACTCCAAGGATG CTTCTTGTGCTGGGGAGAGTCAGGACACAGGTTCATCTTCATCGTCATCACTGAGAATGGCAGCGCAGGAGCAGAACGA GGGTTACCAAGTCACGGAAGCTCTGCGCGCTCAGATGGAAGTCCAAAGAAGGCTGCACGAGCAATTGGAG GTACAGCGGAGACTCCAGCTGAGGATAGAGGCACAAGGAAAGTACCTACAATCGATTCTTGAGAAAGCTTGCAAGGCCTTTGACGACCAAGCTGCTGCTTTTGTTGGGCTCGAGGCAGCTAGGGAAGAGCTCTCAGAGCTAGCCATCAAAGTGTCCAATAGCTCTCAAGGAACAGCAGTCCCGTTCTTCGATACaacaaagatgatgatgatgccatCTGTGTCCGAGCTTGCAGTAGCAGTAGACACCAAAAACAACACCACAACCAACTGTTCAGTTGAAAGCTCTCTGACTTCCAACACCAATGGGAGCTCGCTTTCTGCTGCATCGATGAAGAAGCGGCTTCGCGGAGACGATGTAGGCCTAGGCTATGAAGCAGGGTGGATTATGCCTAGTAGTAGTACCATTGGATAA
- the LOC106451495 gene encoding protein PHR1-LIKE 2 isoform X1, with protein MYSAIRSLPLDGGDYHGPLDGTNLPGDACLVLTTDPKPRLRWTAELHERFVDAVTQLGGPDKATPKTIMRTMGVKGLTLYHLKSHLQKFRLGRQACKDSTDNSKDASCAGESQDTGSSSSSSLRMAAQEQNEGYQVTEALRAQMEVQRRLHEQLEHGQVQRRLQLRIEAQGKYLQSILEKACKAFDDQAAAFVGLEAAREELSELAIKVSNSSQGTAVPFFDTTKMMMMPSVSELAVAVDTKNNTTTNCSVESSLTSNTNGSSLSAASMKKRLRGDDVGLGYEAGWIMPSSSTIG; from the exons ATGTACTCGGCGATTCGCTCGCTTCCTCTCGACGGCGGTGACTACCATGGACCCCTTGACGGTACTAATCTTCCCGGAGACGCCTGTTTGGTCTTAACCACTGACCCCAAACCCCGTCTCCGGTGGACCGCGGAGCTCCATGAGAGGTTCGTTGACGCCGTCACGCAGCTCGGAGGTCCCGACA AAGCGACGCCCAAAACAATCATGAGAACAATGGGAGTGAAAGGCCTCACCCTCTACCACCTCAAATCACATCTCCAG AAATTCCGGCTAGGGAGGCAAGCTTGCAAAGATTCAACCGACAACTCCAAGGATG CTTCTTGTGCTGGGGAGAGTCAGGACACAGGTTCATCTTCATCGTCATCACTGAGAATGGCAGCGCAGGAGCAGAACGA GGGTTACCAAGTCACGGAAGCTCTGCGCGCTCAGATGGAAGTCCAAAGAAGGCTGCACGAGCAATTGGAG CATGGGCAGGTACAGCGGAGACTCCAGCTGAGGATAGAGGCACAAGGAAAGTACCTACAATCGATTCTTGAGAAAGCTTGCAAGGCCTTTGACGACCAAGCTGCTGCTTTTGTTGGGCTCGAGGCAGCTAGGGAAGAGCTCTCAGAGCTAGCCATCAAAGTGTCCAATAGCTCTCAAGGAACAGCAGTCCCGTTCTTCGATACaacaaagatgatgatgatgccatCTGTGTCCGAGCTTGCAGTAGCAGTAGACACCAAAAACAACACCACAACCAACTGTTCAGTTGAAAGCTCTCTGACTTCCAACACCAATGGGAGCTCGCTTTCTGCTGCATCGATGAAGAAGCGGCTTCGCGGAGACGATGTAGGCCTAGGCTATGAAGCAGGGTGGATTATGCCTAGTAGTAGTACCATTGGATAA